From a single Desulfuribacillus alkaliarsenatis genomic region:
- a CDS encoding FAD-binding and (Fe-S)-binding domain-containing protein: protein MKKLQLRIEDIKALPSVYQQFYNEISHDIPDDRIIADPLRRIAYGTDGSFYRLIPKLVIKAKTCKEITKLMEVAAKLKVPVTFRAAGTSLSGQAISDSILIYLYGNWSNCAVQEDGDIIKLEPGVIGAEANRKLIKYSKKIGPDPASINHAMIGGIAANNASGMCCGIADNSYKTVVHMKIIFWDGTILDTSSQESIQAFQSKHADLIKEIERIRDEILADIALKEQITHKFKIKNTTGYSINAFVDFYDPIDIIKHLMIGSEGTLGFIAEISYRTVREFEHRASALVVFPDIEQACKGVMRLERDFVSAAELMDRSSLRSVENVEGMPPYLKDLNPKASALLIEVTGDSHQELQQRIDQVKQALSEIKTELPIEFTDKKPEYQKLWNIRKGLFPAVGAMRKIGTTVIIEDVAFPMENLAESILALQDLFEKHGYHEAIIFGHALDSNVHFVFTQDFGIDAEVERYDLFMQEVCDLVADKYGGSLKAEHGTGRNMAPFVEKEWGKKAYEMMVRIKSAFDPLAIINPGVIINDNPNAHLEHLKPLPAVHEIIDKCIECGFCEVNCPSQNLTTTPRQRITTRRMIARLKSREGKLSDSDKQMLERLQADYTYMGNQTCAVDGLCSTTCPVGINTGSHTKVLRSYTVGRLGNRTSKLTANNFKKTTSMIGVGLATVNRIHSLVGTTTMGGITRATRRVSGDRIPLWSPWMPQKAKSIDSSIQKLDIKQSSKKVVYYPSCISRTMGPAKGDIDQRSIPEVTLSVLNKAGFEVIIPEDRDNLCCGVPYESKGFFEEADAKSSELEKHLLKYSNNGEIPVLCDTSPCTFRMQRVMGDNLKIYEPVEFIHDHLLEHLDIEPVDETIAVHVTCSSIKMNLGPKFSAIAKACAKEAIFPEKVRCCGFSGDKGFTTPELNASALATLKDSLEGRCTSGYSNSRTCEIGLSHHGEISYQSILYLIDRCAKAK, encoded by the coding sequence ATGAAGAAACTACAGTTGCGAATCGAAGACATTAAAGCATTACCTTCCGTATATCAGCAATTTTACAATGAAATATCCCATGACATTCCAGACGACAGAATTATCGCAGACCCATTAAGAAGAATAGCCTATGGAACAGACGGGAGTTTTTATCGATTAATTCCTAAGCTAGTTATTAAAGCAAAGACATGCAAGGAAATTACGAAGCTGATGGAAGTAGCTGCAAAATTAAAGGTACCTGTAACATTCAGAGCAGCAGGAACGAGTTTATCAGGTCAGGCAATATCCGATTCTATTCTCATCTATTTGTATGGGAATTGGTCGAACTGTGCTGTGCAAGAAGATGGCGATATAATTAAGCTTGAACCTGGTGTAATAGGTGCTGAAGCAAATCGTAAGTTAATTAAGTATAGTAAGAAAATTGGGCCAGATCCAGCATCTATAAACCATGCCATGATAGGTGGTATTGCTGCTAACAATGCCAGTGGTATGTGCTGTGGTATTGCCGATAATAGTTATAAAACAGTCGTACATATGAAGATTATATTCTGGGATGGTACTATCTTAGACACTTCAAGTCAGGAATCTATTCAAGCGTTCCAATCGAAACATGCTGATTTAATAAAAGAAATAGAAAGAATCCGTGACGAGATACTAGCAGACATAGCATTGAAGGAACAGATTACTCACAAATTCAAAATCAAAAATACAACGGGCTATAGCATAAACGCATTTGTCGATTTCTACGATCCAATAGATATCATAAAGCACCTAATGATTGGCTCTGAAGGAACACTTGGTTTTATTGCGGAAATCTCCTACCGTACGGTTAGGGAGTTTGAGCATCGGGCATCTGCCTTAGTTGTGTTTCCTGACATTGAGCAAGCCTGCAAAGGTGTTATGCGCTTAGAGCGCGACTTCGTATCAGCGGCTGAACTTATGGATAGAAGCTCCTTGCGCTCTGTTGAAAACGTTGAAGGTATGCCGCCTTATCTTAAGGACTTGAATCCTAAAGCCAGTGCACTGCTAATTGAAGTAACAGGCGACAGTCACCAAGAGCTACAACAGCGAATTGACCAAGTCAAACAAGCGCTATCAGAAATAAAAACAGAACTGCCAATCGAATTCACAGATAAAAAACCTGAATACCAAAAACTCTGGAATATTCGTAAAGGACTATTTCCTGCCGTAGGTGCGATGAGGAAAATCGGCACAACGGTCATAATTGAAGATGTAGCTTTCCCTATGGAAAATTTAGCGGAATCGATTCTAGCCCTACAGGATTTATTTGAGAAACATGGTTATCATGAAGCAATAATATTCGGTCATGCCTTAGATAGTAACGTGCACTTTGTGTTTACACAGGATTTTGGAATCGACGCTGAAGTAGAGCGATATGATCTTTTCATGCAGGAAGTCTGTGACCTAGTAGCAGACAAATATGGTGGATCATTAAAGGCGGAACACGGAACAGGTAGAAATATGGCACCATTCGTTGAAAAAGAGTGGGGTAAGAAAGCCTATGAGATGATGGTTAGAATTAAAAGCGCATTCGACCCGCTGGCAATCATCAATCCAGGTGTTATCATCAACGACAATCCTAATGCCCATCTTGAACATCTAAAGCCATTACCAGCGGTCCATGAAATCATAGATAAGTGTATAGAATGTGGATTCTGTGAAGTCAACTGTCCATCACAAAACCTTACAACAACGCCACGACAGCGCATTACCACACGACGGATGATTGCTCGACTAAAGTCTAGGGAAGGCAAATTATCGGATAGTGACAAACAAATGCTTGAGCGTTTACAAGCCGATTATACATACATGGGAAATCAGACGTGTGCTGTTGATGGTTTATGCTCAACAACCTGCCCAGTAGGAATCAATACAGGTAGCCATACGAAGGTGCTACGCTCCTATACCGTGGGTCGACTTGGAAATCGCACCTCGAAGCTTACCGCCAACAATTTCAAGAAGACGACATCTATGATTGGGGTAGGGCTTGCGACAGTTAATCGTATACACTCATTAGTAGGAACAACAACCATGGGTGGTATCACGCGGGCGACTCGCAGGGTTTCTGGAGATCGCATCCCGTTATGGAGTCCGTGGATGCCTCAGAAAGCTAAAAGCATAGACTCATCAATACAAAAATTAGATATCAAGCAAAGTAGCAAGAAGGTCGTATATTACCCGTCCTGTATAAGTAGAACAATGGGTCCAGCAAAGGGAGACATTGATCAACGCTCTATCCCTGAAGTCACATTATCTGTACTAAATAAAGCTGGCTTTGAAGTGATTATACCTGAAGACAGAGACAATCTTTGCTGTGGAGTTCCGTATGAGAGTAAAGGATTCTTTGAAGAAGCAGATGCGAAAAGCTCGGAACTAGAGAAACATTTACTTAAATACTCTAATAATGGAGAAATACCAGTACTTTGCGATACGAGTCCATGCACCTTTAGGATGCAGCGCGTGATGGGCGATAATTTAAAAATATATGAGCCAGTTGAGTTTATCCATGATCATTTACTGGAGCATCTTGACATCGAACCAGTTGATGAAACAATCGCCGTTCATGTTACCTGTAGCTCGATTAAAATGAATTTGGGTCCTAAATTTTCTGCAATAGCTAAAGCTTGCGCTAAAGAAGCGATTTTCCCTGAGAAAGTAAGATGCTGTGGATTCTCGGGTGACAAAGGGTTTACGACACCAGAACTTAACGCATCAGCCTTAGCGACGCTAAAAGACTCGCTAGAAGGTCGCTGTACATCAGGCTACTCTAACAGTAGAACCTGTGAAATCGGCTTATCACACCACGGAGAAATTAGCTATCAATCAATACTGTATCTAATAGATCGCTGCGCTAAAGCAAAATAG
- the htpG gene encoding molecular chaperone HtpG: MAKRQFKAESKRLLELMINSIYTHKEIFLRELISNASDAIDKIYYRALTDENISFNKDDYYIKITPDKESRTLTISDTGIGMTKEELEKNLGVIAKSGSLAFKKENELKDGHDIIGQFGVGFYSAFMVADVVTVITKSIDSDEAFKWESKGADGYTIKAVEKDTVGTDIILKIKDNTEDENYDEFVDEYRLQNIIKKYSDFIRYPIKMDIAERKLKEQPETPAAEDNKDEQQDKQPEYEYVVEEKTINSMVPIWRKNKNELTDEDYHNFYAEKHYGFDKPIKHIHISVDGAVRYNAILFIPETIPFDYYTKEYEKGLELYSSGVLIMEKCSDLLPDYFSFVKGMVDSEDLSLNISREMLQHDRQLKLIAKNIKNKIKKELQTIMKDDREKYEEFFKSFGRQLKFGVYNEFGRHKEDLQDLVMFYSSTEKKLVSLDEYIERMPEEQKYIYYATGESNERIEKSPQTELVADKGFEILYFTEDIDEFAIKVLRTYKDKEFKSVTAGDLGIEQEQDKDDKAKEEYKELFEQMNSILSDKVKEVRASKRLKTHPVCFSTDGEVTIEMEKILNQMPDNQKVKAAKVLEINTNHEVFKSLQNAFENDKDKLELYTNILYNQALLIEGLPVEDPVEFTNNMCKVMV; this comes from the coding sequence ATGGCAAAGAGACAATTTAAGGCAGAATCTAAGCGGCTCCTAGAGCTAATGATCAACTCCATTTACACACACAAGGAAATATTCCTTCGTGAGCTTATTTCTAACGCAAGTGATGCAATCGATAAAATCTATTATCGTGCACTAACAGATGAAAATATTAGCTTCAACAAAGATGACTACTACATTAAAATAACCCCTGACAAAGAATCTAGAACCTTAACAATATCCGATACGGGAATCGGTATGACTAAGGAAGAGCTTGAGAAAAACCTTGGCGTCATCGCTAAAAGCGGCTCATTGGCCTTTAAGAAGGAAAACGAATTAAAAGACGGACATGATATCATTGGTCAATTTGGAGTCGGTTTTTATTCGGCGTTTATGGTGGCAGATGTCGTAACTGTAATAACAAAGTCAATAGACAGTGACGAAGCTTTTAAATGGGAATCTAAGGGTGCAGACGGCTATACCATCAAAGCAGTAGAAAAGGACACTGTCGGCACAGATATCATCTTAAAGATTAAAGATAATACTGAAGACGAAAACTATGATGAATTTGTCGATGAATACCGTCTGCAAAATATCATTAAAAAATACTCTGACTTTATCCGTTACCCAATTAAAATGGATATTGCAGAGCGCAAGCTAAAAGAACAACCTGAGACACCTGCTGCAGAAGACAACAAGGACGAACAGCAGGACAAGCAGCCAGAATACGAGTATGTTGTAGAAGAGAAGACAATCAATAGTATGGTGCCAATCTGGCGTAAGAACAAGAACGAATTAACTGATGAAGATTATCATAATTTCTATGCTGAAAAGCATTACGGCTTTGATAAACCGATTAAGCATATCCACATAAGCGTTGATGGAGCTGTGCGTTATAATGCGATTTTATTCATTCCAGAAACGATTCCATTCGATTATTATACGAAGGAATATGAAAAGGGTCTAGAGCTTTACTCAAGTGGTGTGCTTATTATGGAGAAATGCTCCGACCTACTACCTGATTATTTCAGCTTTGTAAAAGGTATGGTTGACTCCGAGGACTTATCTCTTAATATTTCCAGGGAAATGCTACAGCATGACCGTCAGCTTAAACTAATTGCTAAGAACATTAAAAATAAAATTAAAAAAGAGCTTCAAACTATCATGAAGGACGATCGTGAAAAATATGAGGAGTTCTTTAAGTCCTTTGGTAGACAGTTAAAGTTTGGTGTTTATAACGAATTCGGTAGACATAAAGAAGACTTGCAAGACCTAGTAATGTTCTATTCCTCAACTGAGAAAAAACTTGTATCACTGGATGAGTATATTGAGCGCATGCCAGAAGAACAAAAGTATATCTATTATGCTACAGGTGAAAGTAACGAGCGTATTGAGAAGTCTCCGCAAACTGAGCTAGTAGCAGATAAAGGCTTTGAAATCCTGTACTTCACTGAGGACATTGATGAGTTTGCAATCAAGGTATTAAGAACATATAAAGACAAGGAATTTAAGTCTGTTACGGCAGGCGACTTAGGAATTGAACAGGAGCAGGATAAGGACGACAAGGCTAAAGAAGAGTATAAAGAGTTATTTGAGCAAATGAACTCCATATTATCTGACAAGGTAAAAGAAGTTCGTGCTTCTAAGCGTCTAAAAACACACCCAGTATGCTTCTCAACAGACGGCGAAGTTACAATTGAAATGGAAAAAATTCTGAACCAAATGCCAGACAATCAAAAAGTAAAAGCGGCTAAGGTGTTGGAAATCAATACTAACCATGAAGTCTTTAAATCCTTGCAGAACGCTTTTGAAAATGATAAAGATAAGCTAGAGCTTTACACAAATATCCTTTATAACCAGGCTCTTTTAATTGAAGGATTACCTGTTGAAGACCCAGTCGAATTCACTAATAACATGTGTAAGGTTATGGTGTAA
- a CDS encoding TetR/AcrR family transcriptional regulator: MGNELDNIKQAEKILNAAFKCIEERGYANVSLRNIADEAGVVLSQLNYYYKNKEGLFTEVINTLAKQFVGEIEANLKKGASKKERIMYLTEYFQEMLRKKPEFFKMFYDITSMSLWSTSLKDIINDLFSNLANLIEKYILTDSNNNPSSIAIARIMLGTILGTSIQVLLAHEQEEIINTLPALELLFDRI; this comes from the coding sequence ATGGGTAATGAATTAGACAATATAAAACAAGCTGAGAAGATATTAAATGCTGCCTTTAAATGCATAGAAGAAAGAGGATATGCCAATGTGTCGTTAAGAAATATTGCTGATGAAGCGGGAGTCGTGTTAAGTCAATTAAACTATTACTATAAGAATAAAGAAGGTTTATTTACGGAAGTAATCAATACATTGGCTAAACAATTTGTTGGTGAAATAGAAGCAAACTTAAAAAAAGGTGCTTCCAAGAAAGAGAGAATAATGTATTTAACTGAATACTTTCAAGAAATGTTACGAAAAAAACCTGAGTTTTTTAAAATGTTTTATGATATTACCAGCATGTCACTATGGTCAACATCCCTTAAGGATATCATCAATGACTTATTTAGCAACTTAGCTAATTTAATAGAAAAATACATTCTTACCGATTCTAACAATAATCCATCGTCTATCGCCATAGCAAGAATTATGCTAGGCACTATATTAGGAACTTCAATACAAGTTTTGCTAGCCCATGAACAGGAAGAGATAATCAATACATTACCAGCGTTAGAGCTTTTGTTTGACCGCATCTAA
- a CDS encoding DegV family protein, producing MATTILIDSCCDLPHTYITENELTVAKFPFVFKGKTYEDDFGNTISYKDFYDGVRNGEMPTTAQINIYQYEETFRSILEKGHDIIYISFSFALSGSYKNAHTAKNNLLEEFSDASIDIIDSRCASIGEGLLCYHAIELLKSGASKDELINWLENNRNRLNHFFTVSDLNHLKRGGRISGAAAAIGTVLNINPMLTVDKEGKLKVVSKIRGRKKSLKALVEMFEERVENPENQTIAICHGDCEEDARKVEELIRSSYNIKDVIINNVGPVIGAHTGPNIVGLCFLGKERA from the coding sequence ATGGCGACAACTATTCTGATTGATTCTTGCTGTGATTTACCACATACATATATTACTGAAAATGAGCTGACAGTAGCTAAATTCCCTTTTGTCTTTAAAGGAAAAACCTACGAAGATGATTTTGGTAATACCATTTCTTACAAAGATTTTTATGACGGTGTACGTAATGGTGAGATGCCTACAACGGCGCAGATAAACATTTATCAGTATGAAGAAACCTTTAGGAGTATCCTTGAGAAAGGGCACGATATCATTTACATCAGCTTCTCATTTGCTCTTAGTGGTAGTTACAAGAACGCGCATACAGCAAAAAATAATTTACTAGAAGAATTTTCAGATGCATCAATAGATATAATCGATAGTCGATGTGCTTCGATTGGGGAAGGTCTTTTATGTTATCATGCAATAGAGCTTCTTAAAAGTGGAGCATCGAAGGATGAACTAATTAATTGGCTAGAAAACAATAGAAATAGACTAAATCACTTTTTTACTGTAAGTGATCTGAATCATCTAAAACGCGGGGGCAGAATATCAGGAGCCGCCGCAGCGATTGGAACTGTTTTAAATATAAATCCAATGCTTACAGTCGATAAAGAAGGTAAACTAAAGGTCGTTTCTAAAATAAGAGGAAGGAAGAAGTCCCTTAAAGCTTTAGTAGAAATGTTCGAGGAAAGGGTCGAAAATCCTGAAAACCAGACGATTGCTATTTGCCATGGAGATTGCGAAGAAGATGCACGTAAAGTGGAAGAACTTATCCGCTCCTCTTATAATATTAAGGATGTAATAATCAATAATGTAGGACCTGTAATTGGCGCTCATACTGGCCCCAATATAGTTGGTTTATGTTTTCTAGGTAAAGAGCGGGCTTAG